The nucleotide sequence GTGCTGGAGCAGCAGTGAGGGAGTGCCGGTGCGGGGGTGCCGGTGCGCGGGCTCAGGTGAAGGGGGCGCCGGCGCGGGGGTGCCGGTGACGGGGGCTCACACCTTCTCGTCCGGTCCGTCCTCGCCCTCCTCGCGGAACTCGGTGACCCGTTCGAGCAGGATCGCCTCCCAGGCCCGTCCCAGCCGGGTCCGGGGCAGGGCGAGCGCTTCGGCGTCCCGGGGTCCGGCCGTCCGCGCGTCGAGACCTTCCGCGAGCCGCAGGACGGTGTCGCAGCGGGCCAGCCACAGACCGCGCAGACAGGGGCGGGCTCCGTAACCGGCGAGGGTGGCGGCGCGGACGGCGGCGCCGGATCCGACGGCGAGGGCGAGCCCGGCGATGTCCTCGGCCGGGTCCCCGAGGACCGCGCCGGTCCAGTCGAGGACGCCGCGCACCCGGCCGTCGGCGCTCACCACGAGATGCTCGCCGCGCAGCGCGTGGTGGACCAGGACGGCGCTGCCGGGCTGGGCGGCGAGCTGGGCCGCGCCGGGCGGGGTCAGCTGGTGGAGGCGGGTGGGGTCGAACTCGTCGGCGCGGGCGAGTCGTTCGGCGACGGCGACGGCCATCCGGCGCAGCGCCTCCAGGGAGCGGGGGGCGACGCGGGGCACGCCGAGCGTCTCGGCCTGCCGGGGCGGCACCTCGCGCAGTCCGCGCAGCAGTCCGGCGAGGTCGGCCTCGCCGACGGCGGACACGTCGTGTTCCTCGGCGGTGCCGCCGGGCAGCTTGGTGTCGAGGGTGTACACCAGTCCGGGCGACCACTCACCGTGCGCGACGCTGGTGGGCACGGCGACCGGGACGTGCGGGCGGACGAGGTCGCGCAGCCGCAGTTCGCGGGCCCGCCGCAGGGTCGTCTCGCGGTCGGTGGCGAGGCGCAGCACGTGGCGGGCGCCGACCCACCAGGTCGCGGGCGTGCCGCCCGGGGCGACGGGCCGGACCTCCGGCCCCGGGCCGCCCGCCGTGCCGCCCTCCTCGAGGAGGGCGCGGACCAGCCGGCGGACGGTGTCCGCGGTGGGTGTCGGTGCCTGGGTCATGGTCGCGTCGTCGCCGTTCGGATGGGTGCCGGGACTCCTGAGAGGTGGGTCAGCCCACGATGACCAGCTCGCGGGTGGTGTCGTTGAGCCGGCGGCCGCCGTCCTCGGTGACGGTGACGATGTCCTCGATGCGCACGCCGAACCGGTCGGGCAGGTACACGCCGGGCTCCACGGAGAAGCACATGCCGGGCTCCAGGGGCCGCTCCTCGCCCTCGATCATGTACGGCGGCTCGTGGGTGGTGACGCCGATGCCGTGGCCGGTGCGGTGGATGAAGTACTCGCCGTACCCGGCGTCGGTGATCACCGCGCGGGCCGCCCGGTCGACCTCCTGGCACTCGACGCCGGGCCGGACCGCCCTGAAACCGGCCTCCTGGGCCTCGCGCACGAGGTCGTGGACCCGGCGCTCCTCCTCGGTGGGTTCCCCGACGTGCACGGTCCGGGAGGTGTCCGAGCCGTAGCCGTCCTTGAGGCCGCCGAAGTCCAGGACGACCATGTCACCGTCCCTGATGACCCGGTCGCCGACCTCGTGGTGCGGGTTCGCGCCGTTGGGCCCGGAGGCGACGATGGTGAAGTCGACCTGGGAGTGCCCGAAGCGGCGCAGCAGGTCGGCGAGGTCGGCGCCGACCTCCTTCTCCCGGCGTCCGCCGAAGGGGACCCGGCGGATCTCCTCGAAGGCGGCGTCGGCGGCCGCTCCGGCCGCCGCCATCAGCTCCAGCTCCGCCGCGTCCTTGACGGCCCGCAGCATCGGCAGGGCGTCCGTGAGGGAGGCGTACGAGGTGGCGGGCAGGGCCCGCTGGAGGGCGAGGAGGTGCATCGCCCAGGCGCCGTCGCTGATCCCGAACCGGCCGTCCGTGTCGAGGAGGGCGGCGGTGGCGGCGTAGGGGTCCTTGCCGTCGGTCCAGTCCCGCAGGGTGAGCGCGGAGGCGCCGGCCGCCTTCGCGGCGTCGGGGGCCTCCAGCGTCGGCACCACCAGGACGGGGTCCCGGCCGGGGGCGAGGACGAGCATCGTGAGCCGCTCGGTGACGGCGGTGGGCGCGTAGCCGGTGAGCCATACGAGGTCGGGTCCCGGCGCCACGAGCAGTCCGGCGAGTCCGGCGTCGGCGGCCTCCCGCGCGGCCCGCTGCATACGGGCCCGGTAGTCGTCGGCGGTGAAGGGCGCGGGGGCGGTGCCGGTCATCCGGGCCTCCCAGAATGGACGTGGCGACTGACGTGTGACGGACGTGACGGACGTGGAGACGCCCACGAGCAGCATCCTGCCCGCACGGAGGGGGTCGCGCGAGCCGGTTGACGATGTTACGCACGGGCGAACACCCCCGGGACGGGTCCGGCCCGGGGTTCGGGCGCCGCCCCGGGCCGTCACCGGGGTCGGCTTTGGTGCGGCGCCCCAGGCCGTCACTGGGCCACCCCGGCCGCCCCCGGACGTCAGCCGTGGGGGGCGGGCGTCAGCCGCGCGGCGGCGGCAGCCGAGGGGCGGGGCGCCGGTCAGGTCGGGGGTACGGGGCACGCCGAACGTTCCGGTACGAGGGGAAGGGCCCCTGGGGGGTCACGGGTGGGCGTCGGCAGGCCGCGCGGGCGACCACGCGGCAGTGGGCCTGCGGACGACGCCGACGGACGGGCGCCGGCGGGCCGGGGCGGTCACGCCCACGGTGGGTCGCGGCGGGCGGCGCCGTTGGGGGGCGGTCAGGTGACGACGCCTGGGAGCGCCGTCAATGCGGCTTCCCGGCCGTCTCGGTGACGTACCGTCAGTTCGATCGCTCGTCCCGGTCGGGCCTCGTCGACCGCTCGTGCGAGGTCGGTCGCCGAGCGGATCCGGTGGCCGCCGAACGTGAGCAGCACGTCGCCTCGGACCAGACCCGCCCGGTAGCCGGGGCCGGGTACGTGCACCGCGACGATCCTGGCGCCCGGCCCTTCGGCGTCCACCGCCTCCAGGCCGAGGGGCGCGCCGGGCGGGCGCGGCGTCGCGGCGGAGGCCTCGGACCACCCCGGCGGGCGGGACGCGCCGGACGGCGCGGCCGGGACCGGGCGGCCCGGGGCGGGCCCGGTGCCCGAGGCGCCCGGGACCGCCTGCCGCTGGAACCCGGCCGGTGCGCTCAGGCCGAGCACGGTCGTCCCCACGGTGGCCAGTCCGACCCCGGACAGCACCAGGACGGTGCCCGCGGACACGCCGAGCAGCAGGGTCGCCAGCCGCTTGCCGCGCCGTCGCGCCGTGCGCGGGGGACGCCCCCGTGCACCGGTGTCCGGTCGGCCCCCGCCGGGCTCGGAGCCGGGCAGGGGCTTGGGTCGCAACGCTGTCTGTTCCATGGTTCGCCTCCGGCTGGTGATCTACCCGGGGGCCGGGCACACCACGAGCCACGAACGAGTGAGACTGACCCCGCGCTACCGGAGTCCGGCAGCCGACAGGTGCGGGAGGGGCGCCGCCGGGGCGAGGTCCGGCAGGAAGCCGTGGGTGCGACGGGCCAGGTAGGCCGGCTTGTAACGGTCGACCTCGCGGTGCCAGTTCAGGATGCCCGACAGCCAGTTCTGAAGGTCCTCGACATAGCGCCCCATCGCCGCGCGCGCCTCGGCGCAGAGGTCGAAGTCGTCGTAGAGCACCGGAAGTTCGTGCGCGACGATGTGCTCGAACTGCTGCATGCGCTGGGTCATCAGATCGTGGACGACACCGAGCGCGGCCGGGTAGTCGCAGCCGAAGAAGTTCTGCACGACGAGGATCGCGTTGTGCATCTCGCCCTCGTACTCGATCTCCTTCTGGTACGAGAAGACGTCGTTGGTGAGGCACGCGTAGTCCATCGCGGCGTTCTCCAGCGCGGCGACGGGGCCGCTCGTGCCGACCTCCGGCGGGACGGCCGGGCCGCGGCCCATGCGGCACAGGCTCAGCGTGAGCTCGGAGCCGAAGGTGGCGCGGCGCATCTCCAGGTAGTCGACGGGGTCGGGGACACGGTTCTGGAGCTGGTTGGACAGCTCCCACACCCAGCTCTCGGTCATCGCGTCGATCGCGGCACGCAGGGTGCGCCGCTCGTCGGCGGTCATGTCGGCGGTGGTGCGGGCCCACAGGTCTGCCAGGCCGCGTTCCATGCCGTTGACGGGGACGACGGACGCCTCCTCGCCGTCGAGGGGCATGCACGCCGAGAGGCGGGCCGTGGTCAGCCGGGCGGCGGCCAGGTCGCGGCGGTTGCCGTAGACGAGCGGGTAGTAGTCGTCCCCGTAGGTGCCCCAGGCGAGCCACTGGGCGCTGAGGTCGAGCGCCTCGGGGGTGGCGTCCGGGTCCAGGCCCGCCGAGCACAGCGGGAGGTCGAAGGCGGCGAGCTTGTCCTCGTCCCAGACGCCCTCGCGCAGGATGCCCATCCGGTGCGACCAGGCCGTCAGACGCGGGCGGCACGCCTCCAGGTGCGGGCTCAGCCTGACCTCGTAGGGCATGTGGAAGTCGGGCAGCAGCGACGGGCCGACCTTCCGGAACGGCACGTGCGCGTACGCCCGCAGCCTCCCCCGCTGCCCGGGAAGCGCCCCCGCGACGACGGCCGGGGCGAGCAGCGCGCCGAGGTCGGCGGCGGAGGTGCCGGGCCCGGTCGGCTTGCTCCAGGGTGTCCCGGACACGGCGCCCTGGTTCATGTAGCGGCTGGAGCGCAGGTGCCATTCGTGGCCGCCGGACTGCCAGTCCTGGAGGCCCTTGGCGTAGGCGGCGACCGCGAGGACCTCGCCGGGGGTGAGGCCCTTCTCCAAGGCCACCGCGGGGACTTCGGTGAAGGCGGTGTGCTCGAACTGGTGCAGGCGGGAGGTGAGGATGTCGTTGACGGTGTCGGCGGCCTCCTGGGTGGTGCAGCCGAAGAACGTCTCCAGGACGAGCACGCCGTTGCTGTTCTCGCCCTCGTCCTCGACCTCGCGCTGGTAGGAGAACAGGTCGTTGCGCAGGTGCACGGCGTCGGAGAAGGTCTCCATCAGCACCCGCAGCGGCCGCGAGCCCGCGACGGCGGCCGGGACCTCGGCGGTCGCGTACTCCACGAGCCCGGCGGACCAGGGCGCGCCGCCCACCTTGCGCCGCATCTCGATGTACTCGACGGGGTTGGCGATCCGCCCTTCGTCGATGTTGGACAGTTCCCACAACGACTCGTTGAGCAGGTGCTCCGTCGCGACGGCGAAACGGCGCCGCCAGTCCTGCGACATGTGCGGGACGGTGCGCTCCCACAGGTCCTTCAGGCCGGCCTCGACCGGATTGCGCGGCTCGGGCACGGGAGTCGACAGGTCGAGCGGCATGAACAGCGGCAGCCGGTCGAGGTGGGCCTTGCCCGCCGCGCGGTCCGGGGTGCGCTTGAACATGTCGAGGAAGTGGTCGTCGAAGAAGAACACCCACACGTACCAGTCGGTGATCAGCGACAGCGCGGGGCCGTCGCAGTCGGGGTGGGTGTAGGCGCAGAGCAGGCCGTAGTCGTGCGCCTCCAGGTCGGCCTGTTCCCAGATCCCGGACCCCTCCAGCATGCCCATGTCGCGTGCCCACCGCGTCGAGTGGGTCCGCGCCTGTTCGAGGTGCGGGTTCAGGCGCGCGGGATGCGGCATGTAGAAGTGCGGGAGTTCGAACGGTTGCGTCATGGCCGGGCCCTACCCGGGGGTCGCCGGAGCCATCCGCCGGGCGACACATGATCACACCATCGCGTGAATCAGGCGCGATGCCCTGAAACCCGGCGGACCCGGCGTGCGCGCGCGTGGACCCGGTCGCTCCCGCACGGCGATCGGTCCCGCTCCGGCTTCACTCCCGTACCTGGATCAGGGCGTGTGTGCCTCCCGTCCGCCAGCGCAGGCCCTCGGCGGCCACCAGCGCGGCTTCCGTGCCGGCGTCCAGGCCGGTGATCACGTCGGACTTCAGGGTGCGCAGGGCCGCGACCGGGCCGGGGAAGTACGCGGTGACGTCGGCGAAGGGCGTGGTGGGCGGCCATCTGCTGTCGCCCACCAGACGGCGGTAGTTGAGGTCGCCCTTCACGACGGTCAGGGCGGCCTGCGCGAACTCGGCCCGCAGGTCGGCGGGCATCGCCGTACAGGGCAGCGGCGCGGCGGAGAACGGGTGGGCGCGGATCGTCAGGGTGCCCTCGGCCATGGCCGTCCACAGCCGCCGCCCGTGGTCCGCGGCGGCTCCCGGCGCTCCGGTCAGCTTGCGCAGCGCGTCGACGACGTCGGCCGTCGTGGCGTCCGAGACGTAGTAGGGGTACGGCTTCACATGGAGGACGACGCGGCCGCACCGCCCCTGGGCGAGGAGATGGGCGGCCAGCAGGAGGTCGGGGATCAGCTCGCGTCCGGAGTTGTCGGCCACCAGACACAGCGTCCGGGTGCGGGCGGTGTCGCCCGCGGGCAGCAGCGACCAGAACGTGTCGCTGTCGTCGGCGACCAGTGCCGGTACGGCGGCTCGTTCCTGCGCCTGGGCGTCGGACAGCCGGAAGCCGAGGTCGGCGCGGTTGCCCCAGAGGGATCCGTGCAGCAGGGCGCGGTCCCGTTCCCCGGCCGGGCGGGCCCCGAGGCCGTCCAGCGCGGCCAGTTCCGCGTCGGTCTCCGGTGCGTCGAGCTCGGCGAGCTTGAAGGGGCGGAACGGGTCGATGCCCCGCCAGGGCCCGGTGCCGAAGTAGCCCACGGCTTCGAGCAGTTGACGGTAGAAGTAGCTCTCCGACCACAGCCAGGGCACGTCGAACCACGAGCGGCCGACGTAGGCGTCGAGACCCCAGTCGCGCCACCGGTCCCGGTCGGGCGCCGTGTCGGGGAGGGCTTCGACGACGCCCTCGGCGCAGCTCTCCCGCAGGGCGTCCAGTCTCCGGTGGACGTCGGGACCGTAGGGGAACGCCTCGCGTACCTGCCGGATGATCGCCGGGTGCCGTTCGGCGAGCACGCTGTGGGGGAACGAGCCGGGCTCGTCGCCGAGGATCACGGGCGGCGCGGG is from Streptomyces asoensis and encodes:
- a CDS encoding aminoglycoside phosphotransferase family protein, translating into MTQAPTPTADTVRRLVRALLEEGGTAGGPGPEVRPVAPGGTPATWWVGARHVLRLATDRETTLRRARELRLRDLVRPHVPVAVPTSVAHGEWSPGLVYTLDTKLPGGTAEEHDVSAVGEADLAGLLRGLREVPPRQAETLGVPRVAPRSLEALRRMAVAVAERLARADEFDPTRLHQLTPPGAAQLAAQPGSAVLVHHALRGEHLVVSADGRVRGVLDWTGAVLGDPAEDIAGLALAVGSGAAVRAATLAGYGARPCLRGLWLARCDTVLRLAEGLDARTAGPRDAEALALPRTRLGRAWEAILLERVTEFREEGEDGPDEKV
- a CDS encoding aminopeptidase P family protein, producing the protein MTGTAPAPFTADDYRARMQRAAREAADAGLAGLLVAPGPDLVWLTGYAPTAVTERLTMLVLAPGRDPVLVVPTLEAPDAAKAAGASALTLRDWTDGKDPYAATAALLDTDGRFGISDGAWAMHLLALQRALPATSYASLTDALPMLRAVKDAAELELMAAAGAAADAAFEEIRRVPFGGRREKEVGADLADLLRRFGHSQVDFTIVASGPNGANPHHEVGDRVIRDGDMVVLDFGGLKDGYGSDTSRTVHVGEPTEEERRVHDLVREAQEAGFRAVRPGVECQEVDRAARAVITDAGYGEYFIHRTGHGIGVTTHEPPYMIEGEERPLEPGMCFSVEPGVYLPDRFGVRIEDIVTVTEDGGRRLNDTTRELVIVG
- a CDS encoding damage-control phosphatase ARMT1 family protein encodes the protein MSDTPAPPVILGDEPGSFPHSVLAERHPAIIRQVREAFPYGPDVHRRLDALRESCAEGVVEALPDTAPDRDRWRDWGLDAYVGRSWFDVPWLWSESYFYRQLLEAVGYFGTGPWRGIDPFRPFKLAELDAPETDAELAALDGLGARPAGERDRALLHGSLWGNRADLGFRLSDAQAQERAAVPALVADDSDTFWSLLPAGDTARTRTLCLVADNSGRELIPDLLLAAHLLAQGRCGRVVLHVKPYPYYVSDATTADVVDALRKLTGAPGAAADHGRRLWTAMAEGTLTIRAHPFSAAPLPCTAMPADLRAEFAQAALTVVKGDLNYRRLVGDSRWPPTTPFADVTAYFPGPVAALRTLKSDVITGLDAGTEAALVAAEGLRWRTGGTHALIQVRE
- a CDS encoding PDZ domain-containing protein, which codes for MEQTALRPKPLPGSEPGGGRPDTGARGRPPRTARRRGKRLATLLLGVSAGTVLVLSGVGLATVGTTVLGLSAPAGFQRQAVPGASGTGPAPGRPVPAAPSGASRPPGWSEASAATPRPPGAPLGLEAVDAEGPGARIVAVHVPGPGYRAGLVRGDVLLTFGGHRIRSATDLARAVDEARPGRAIELTVRHRDGREAALTALPGVVT
- the cyc2 gene encoding germacradienol/geosmin synthase Cyc2 is translated as MTQPFELPHFYMPHPARLNPHLEQARTHSTRWARDMGMLEGSGIWEQADLEAHDYGLLCAYTHPDCDGPALSLITDWYVWVFFFDDHFLDMFKRTPDRAAGKAHLDRLPLFMPLDLSTPVPEPRNPVEAGLKDLWERTVPHMSQDWRRRFAVATEHLLNESLWELSNIDEGRIANPVEYIEMRRKVGGAPWSAGLVEYATAEVPAAVAGSRPLRVLMETFSDAVHLRNDLFSYQREVEDEGENSNGVLVLETFFGCTTQEAADTVNDILTSRLHQFEHTAFTEVPAVALEKGLTPGEVLAVAAYAKGLQDWQSGGHEWHLRSSRYMNQGAVSGTPWSKPTGPGTSAADLGALLAPAVVAGALPGQRGRLRAYAHVPFRKVGPSLLPDFHMPYEVRLSPHLEACRPRLTAWSHRMGILREGVWDEDKLAAFDLPLCSAGLDPDATPEALDLSAQWLAWGTYGDDYYPLVYGNRRDLAAARLTTARLSACMPLDGEEASVVPVNGMERGLADLWARTTADMTADERRTLRAAIDAMTESWVWELSNQLQNRVPDPVDYLEMRRATFGSELTLSLCRMGRGPAVPPEVGTSGPVAALENAAMDYACLTNDVFSYQKEIEYEGEMHNAILVVQNFFGCDYPAALGVVHDLMTQRMQQFEHIVAHELPVLYDDFDLCAEARAAMGRYVEDLQNWLSGILNWHREVDRYKPAYLARRTHGFLPDLAPAAPLPHLSAAGLR